The genome window GTTGCAAAGCGCCCGACTCCGACGGCGAAGTAGCAGAGGATATCGCCATCGTCGCCTTCGAGCGGAAACTGGACACCGCCGAAGACATCGTCGACGGCATCGGCGACCGCTACGAGTCCATCGACATCCTCGAATACCACGGCGCGGTGTTCGACGAGCACTGGGGCGAGTACGACTGCTTCGTCGGCCTGATGGCAAGCGGCATCGCGATGCGCAAGACCGCGCACCTGCTCGACGACAAGTGGGACGACCCCGCCATCTGCGTCGTCGACGAGGCACTGACGTGGGCCATCCCCATCACCGGCGGCCACCACGGCGCGAACCAGGTCGCCGACGACCTGGCGTCGATGGGCGCGGTGCCGGCGATGACCACCGCCAGCGAGGCCGCGGACAAGCAGGGCGTCGAGAAGCAGGCGAAGGCGCTGGACGCCCACGTCGTCAACGGCGACTCGACGGTCGCCACCAACCTCGCCGTGCTGGACGACGAACTCGGTCCCGTCGAGCGCCTTGACGGCCCGAAGGCGGTCCTCGTCGGCGACGACGTGACGGTCCTCAAGCGCAACAGCGACGACGGCGTCGTGCTGGGCTGTGGCAGCGTCGCGGGCGCGGACGTGGAACAGTTCCACGAAGCGTGGGAGCGCGCCCTCGACGCGGCCGGCTGCGACCGCTCCGACGTGGAGTTCGTCGCCACCGGCACGCGGAAGGCCGACGAGGAGGGGATGCTCGAAGCCGCCGACGAGTGGGGACTGGGCGTGGTCGCCTTCGAGAAGGAGACGCTGGAGGATTTCGAGGGGCCGACGCCCTCGCGCTCGAAGGAACTCATCGGCTGGCCCGGCATCGCCGAGGCGTCGGCCATCGCCGCCGGCCGGGACCACGACCTGCTGGCCGAGAAGACCCGCTACGACGAGGCCGTCACCGTCGCTATCGGGAAGTAACCCGGACTGGAGCAGCCGGCGCCCGTCTGCATCTTCAGTTGCACTAGTACAAGCAAAATTGTTTTATGCGAAAGCAGCGTTGTATTCGCTATGCGCCACAGTACCGAGATTCGACCGTCGGCTCCCGGAGCGACAGGATGAGCAGCGACGGACGCCAGTCGGCGACGGCCGCGACCGAGGCGCCCCGTCCCGCCGAGTACGGGACGCTGTACGTCGTCGGCATCGGGCCGGGGTTGCCCCACGACATGACCCAGCGGGCAAAGGACGTCGTCCAGACCGCCGACTGCATCGTCGCCTCGAACCTCTACCAGGAGTTCCTCCGGAAGGACGGGACGCTCCCGCCACAGTCCGCCGAACTCGACGGTGAAACCGACGACGGCGTGGTCGCCGACGAGGAGGGGACCGTGCTGGAACGGTCCGACGGCAGCCGCCAGACCCTCATCCGGTCGTCGATGGGCAAGCAGGTCGAACTCGCCCGCGAGGCGTTCGAGCGGGTCCGTGCCGGCGAGGACGTGGCCCACGTCTCCGGCGGCGACCCGAACGTCTACGGGAAATCCGACCTGCTGTTCACGATGGCCGACGCCGACGACGCCGACGACGTGCCCATCGAGATTGTTCCGGGCGTGACCGCGGCGCTGTCGGGCGCGGCGAACCTCGGCGCGCCGCTGTCGAACGACTTCTGTACCATCTCGCTGTCGGACAAGTGGCGCGGCTGGGACGAGATCGAGGAGAAACTGCGCGCGGCGGCCATCTCGGGATTCGTCGTCGTCCTCTACAACTGCTGGCGCGACTACGAGCGGGCCGTCGCCGTCCTCCGCGAGGAGCGGGCCGACGACGTGCCCGCCGCCATCGTCAACGACGCCGGCCGCGGGACGGCCGGGCGGAACCTCGACGACGAGACGGAGACCGTCACGACGCTGGGCGACCTGCCCGACCACGACGACGAGGTCGGCGGCATGGGGTCGTCTATCGTCGTCGGCACCCACGAGACGCGCGTCTGGCGCAACGACTACCGGGAGTTCCTCGTCACCCCGCGCGGCGGGCGTGACGTCGACGATTTCTGACAATGAGCACTGACAACACCACCGACGGGAGTACCGAGACGGAATCGAAGTGCGGAGCGAGCGAGGCCGAGACTGCCACTGAAGCGAGTTCGTCGACCGAAACGACGCCGGACACGGGCGACGACACGGCCTCGAAGTGTGGCGCGTCGTCGTCTTCGTCCAGCAGCAGTTCCTGCGGGGCGTCCGCTGACAGCGACGAGGAGGAAGTCGGCGCGACGGTCGACGACTTCGACGCCGAGCCGGGCCAGCTCATCGCAGTCGGCCTCGGCCCCGGCCAGCCTGAGGGGATGACCGCCCGCGCCCGCGCTGCC of Haloarcula sp. DT43 contains these proteins:
- the cbiG gene encoding cobalt-precorrin 5A hydrolase, with translation MSTDSDSDSSSNSCKAPDSDGEVAEDIAIVAFERKLDTAEDIVDGIGDRYESIDILEYHGAVFDEHWGEYDCFVGLMASGIAMRKTAHLLDDKWDDPAICVVDEALTWAIPITGGHHGANQVADDLASMGAVPAMTTASEAADKQGVEKQAKALDAHVVNGDSTVATNLAVLDDELGPVERLDGPKAVLVGDDVTVLKRNSDDGVVLGCGSVAGADVEQFHEAWERALDAAGCDRSDVEFVATGTRKADEEGMLEAADEWGLGVVAFEKETLEDFEGPTPSRSKELIGWPGIAEASAIAAGRDHDLLAEKTRYDEAVTVAIGK
- a CDS encoding precorrin-3B C(17)-methyltransferase is translated as MSSDGRQSATAATEAPRPAEYGTLYVVGIGPGLPHDMTQRAKDVVQTADCIVASNLYQEFLRKDGTLPPQSAELDGETDDGVVADEEGTVLERSDGSRQTLIRSSMGKQVELAREAFERVRAGEDVAHVSGGDPNVYGKSDLLFTMADADDADDVPIEIVPGVTAALSGAANLGAPLSNDFCTISLSDKWRGWDEIEEKLRAAAISGFVVVLYNCWRDYERAVAVLREERADDVPAAIVNDAGRGTAGRNLDDETETVTTLGDLPDHDDEVGGMGSSIVVGTHETRVWRNDYREFLVTPRGGRDVDDF